One genomic window of Ziziphus jujuba cultivar Dongzao chromosome 4, ASM3175591v1 includes the following:
- the LOC125421872 gene encoding serpin-ZX translates to MENSPQSNTSALFNTDFCLRLTSQILENEAPKGSNFVASPLSLHVMLSLIAAGSKGQTLQQLLHFLGSTSVGDLNLLSSKIISTVASPTENLEGGPLLSFVNGAWLDQRFILKPSFQEIAKDFYEAEIKNVDFEAKAKEVVEEVNLWARMATNGLVKQLLPDKSLDCETTLVLANALYFKGAWDQQFDPSMTQQRDFHLLNGQIVQAPFMTTKISMRHLYGSFDGYKVLQIPYQSGQDARKFSMYFFLPSEQDGLPNLIQMVKLNSGFLNQQFKTNLERLPQLWIPKFKFSYEFEASETMKDMGLRLPFKPGEMTEMVDTGNGDDGIYVSDIFHKSYIEINEEGTEAAASTAVRFKCCAIIPTPSFVADHPFLFMIREETRGMVLFLGAVFNPLLDT, encoded by the exons ATGGAGAACTCACCACAATCAAACACCAGTGCCCTCTTCAACACAGACTTCTGTTTGCGGTTGACAAGCCAAATACTTGAAAACGAAGCTCCAAAGGGCTCCAATTTCGTGGCCTCTCCATTATCCTTACATGTCATGCTAAGCTTGATTGCTGCAGGCTCAAAAGGCCAAACTCTGCAACAGCTTCTTCATTTTTTAGGATCAACGAGTGTTGGTGATCTAAATCTGTTGTCTTCGAAGATTATTAGTACTGTTGCATCCCCGACTGAGAACCTCGAAGGTGGTCCACTTCTGTCCTTTGTCAACGGTGCTTGGCTCGATCAAAGGTTCATTTTGAAGCCATCTTTCCAAGAGATTGCCAAAGACTTTTACGAAGCTGAGATTAAAAACGTGGACTTTGAAGCCAAG GCTAAAGAAGTGGTAGAAGAGGTGAACTTGTGGGCTCGAATGGCAACCAATGGACTAGTCAAACAACTCCTCCCAGACAAATCGTTGGATTGTGAGACCACACTTGTGCTTGCAAATGCACTCTATTTCAAAGGAGCATGGGATCAACAATTTGACCCCTCAATGACTCAACAAAGAGACTTTCACCTTCTCAATGGGCAAATTGTTCAAGCTCCTTTCATGACCACCAAGATATCTATGCGCCACCTATATGGATCTTTTGATGGTTATAAAGTACTTCAAATTCCCTACCAAAGTGGTCAAGATGCCCGGAAATTTTCCATGTACTTTTTCCTTCCATCTGAGCAAGATGGGCTGCCTAATCTAATCCAAATGGTCAAACTCAATTCTGGTTTCTTGAATCAGCAATTCAAGACAAACTTAGAAAGACTTCCTCAGCTATGGattccaaaattcaaattctcTTATGAGTTTGAAGCTTCAGAAACCATGAAGGATATGGGGCTTAGACTACCTTTCAAGCCAGGGGAGATGACAGAAATGGTTGATACTGGTAATGGTGATGATGGCATTTATGTTTCAGATATATTCCATAAGtcttatattgaaataaatgagGAAGGGACAGAAGCTGCAGCAAGCACTGCTGTTCGATTTAAATGCTGTGCCATAATTCCAACTCCAAGCTTTGTAGCGGACCATCCTTTTCTGTTTATGATAAGAGAGGAAACTCGTGGCATGGTTTTATTTCTTGGAGCTGTATTCAATCCTCTCCTAGATACTTGA
- the LOC125422176 gene encoding transcription factor HHO5-like, which yields MASLKVSYVPKSITNLLNDLQKVQDVSQRWSVLNDYMREHEEELARVMVFKRELPQCMLLLMDAIEVLKVEIRKAEKEKEHAEEQKRISELLARNKRSYENYNQNEQMNNTNVEQGHGQYLVNPLSAANSWDSYRPDLNRTDQPYNYGENGKGKEVEREVAVVTKTKYPRIGSSDNHEGISLVGNESAEEPHYQQEPRQQAEPMLPEPTDLWRNITRRYWTPDLHARFLDALNILGGPEVATPKQIKETMQIEGLTTDQVKSHLQKYRNHNRECLRNGTDEENQPVGHQNWPGIWMTDG from the exons atggctAGTCTGAAAGTGTCTTATGTCCCCAAATCCATCACAAACTTACTCAATGATCTGCAAAAAGTCCAAGATGTCTCACAGAGATGGTCAGTTCTGAATGACTACATGCGTGAGCATGAAGAAGAGCTGGCCAGGGTTATGGTTTTCAAACGTGAACTCCCTCAGTGCATGTTGCTCCTCATGGACG ccaTTGAAGTGTTAAAGGTGGAAATCCGGAAGGCtgagaaggaaaaagaacatGCTGAAGAACAGAAACGTATTTCTGAGCTTTTGGCAAGGAACAAAAGGAGTTATGAGAATTATAATCAGAATGAACAAATGAATAATACTAATGTTGAACAAGGACATGGACAATACCTTGTCAATCCTTTGTCTGCAGCCAATTCTTGGGACTCTTATCGTCCCGACCTCAACAGAACCGATCAG CCGTACAACTACGGTGAAAATGGAAAGGGAAAGGAGGTAGAGAGAGAGGTGGCAGTGGTTACGAAAACCAAGTATCCGAGAATCGGATCCTCGGATAATCATGAAGGTATAAGTTTGGTGGGAAATGAATCTGCAGAAGAACCACATTATCAGCAAGAGCCAAGACAACAAGCAGAGCCAATGTTGCCAGAGCCTACTGATCTCTGGAGGAATATTACTAGGAGATACTGGACACCAGACCTTCATGCAAGGTTCCTGGACGCTCTGAATATTCTTGGGGGTCCTGAag TGGCTAcaccaaaacaaattaaagagaCAATGCAAATTGAGGGCTTGACTACTGACCAAGTGAAAAGCCATCTCCAG AAGTACCGAAATCACAACCGCGAGTGTCTTCGGAATGGCACAGATGAGGAAAATCAACCAGTGGGACATCAAAATTGGCCAGGCATATGGATGACAGACGGCTGA
- the LOC125421871 gene encoding serpin-Z10-like: MENSTQSNTTTLFNTDFCLQLTNQILENEASNGSNFVASPLSLHVMLSLIAAGTKGQTLQQLLHFLGSTSIHDLNLLASKIINLASPAENLAGGPLLSFVNGAWIDRRFTLKSSFQEIAKTSYKAELKSVDFVAKAEKVVEEVNLWVEVATKGLIKQLLPARWPDRETVFVLANALYFKGAWDLKFDPSMTQQRDFHLLNGQIVQVSFMSTQRCRRRLYRSFDGYKLVQIPYQSGQDARKFSMYFFLPNKKDGLPNLIQMVKLNSGFLNQQFKIGLENMSDFWIPKFKFCFQFEASETMKEMGLKLPFEPGEMTEMVERGNSDHGLYVSDILHKSYIEVNEEGTEAAASTAVRGPRSRASIPSQSFVADHPFLFMIREETLGIIFFVGAVLNPLLDA, from the exons ATGGAGAACTCAACTCAATCAAACACTACCACCCTCTTCAACACAGACTTCTGTTTGCAGTTGACAAACCAGATTTTAGAAAATGAAGCTTCAAATGGCTCCAATTTTGTGGCTTCTCCTTTATCACTACATGTTATGTTAAGCTTAATCGCTGCAGGTACAAAAGGCCAAACTCTGCAGCAGCTTCTTCACTTTTTGGGATCAACAAGTATTCATGATCTAAATCTGTTAGCTTCAAAGATTATCAATCTTGCATCCCCGGCTGAGAACCTTGCAGGTGGTCCACTTCTGTCCTTTGTCAATGGAGCTTGGATCGATAGAAGGTTTACTTTGAAGTCATCCTTCCAAGAGATTGCCAAAACATCTTACAAAGCTGAGCTCAAAAGCGTAGACTTTGTAGCCAAG GCTGAAAAAGTGGTAGAAGAGGTGAATTTGTGGGTTGAAGTAGCAACAAAAGGACTAATCAAACAACTACTCCCCGCTAGATGGCCGGACAGAGAGACTGTCTTTGTTCTTGCAAATGCACTCTACTTTAAAGGAGCATGGGATTTAAAATTTGACCCATCAATGACTCAACAAAGGGACTTTCACCTTCTCAATGGACAAATTGTTCAAGTTTCTTTCATGTCCACTCAGAGATGTAGACGCCGTCTCTACAGATCCTTCGATGGATATAAGCTAGTTCAAATTCCATACCAAAGTGGTCAAGATGCCCGGAAGTTTTCCATGTACTTTTTCCTTCCAAATAAGAAAGACGGACTGCCAAATCTAATCCAAATGGTTAAACTCAATTCCGGTTTCTTGAATCAACAATTCAAGATAGGGTTAGAAAATATGTCTGATTTCTGGAttccaaaatttaaattctgTTTTCAGTTCGAAGCTTCAGAAACCATGAAGGAAATGGGGCTCAAACTACCATTTGAGCCAGGGGAGATGACAGAAATGGTTGAGAGAGGTAATAGTGATCACGGGCTTTATGTTTCAGATATATTGCATAAGTCTTATATTGAAGTAAATGAGGAAGGAACAGAAGCTGCAGCAAGCACTGCTGTTCGAGGTCCACGTTCCCGTGCTAGCATTCCATCTCAAAGCTTTGTTGCAGACCATCCTTTTTTGTTTATGATAAGAGAAGAAACTCTTGGCATCATTTTCTTTGTTGGAGCCGTGCTCAATCCTCTACTGGATGCTTAA
- the LOC107416678 gene encoding LOW QUALITY PROTEIN: serpin-ZXA (The sequence of the model RefSeq protein was modified relative to this genomic sequence to represent the inferred CDS: substituted 1 base at 1 genomic stop codon), protein MEHSPESNTNTLFNTDFCLLFTNQILENEAAKGNNFVASPLSLHVMLSLIAAGSKGQTLQQLLYFLGSTSVGDLNLLSSKVINLASPAENVAGGPLLSFVNGAWLDQRFTLKSSFEEIVKGSYNAELKSMDFVTKAEEVVKQVNSWAEAATKRLIKDLLPTGSLKSDTALVLANALYFKGAWDQKFDPSSTQLRDFHLLNGQTLQVPFMTTNRYMRHLYGLFDGYKVLQIPYQRGQDYARKFSIYFFLPDEKDGLHNLIQKIKFNPGFLNQQFKXWLEDLPDFWIPKFKFSFELEASKSMKEMGLKLPFEVGELTEMVDSPNSDRLYVSDIFHKSHIEVNEEGTEAAASTAAAFRFLCATFPTPSFVADHPFMFMIREEIHGMVFFVGAVLNLLLDA, encoded by the exons ATGGAGCACTCACCAGAATCAAACACAAATACCCTCTTCAACACTGACTTCTGTTTGCTTttcacaaaccaaattttggaaaatgaagcTGCAAAGGGCAACAATTTTGTGGCCTCTCCTTTATCCTTACATGTTATGCTAAGCTTGATTGCTGCAGGATCAAAAGGCCAAACTCTGCAACAACTTCTTTACTTTTTGGGATCAACCAGTGTTGGTGATCTTAATCTATTGTCTTCGAAGGTTATCAATCTCGCATCCCCGGCTGAGAACGTTGCAGGTGGTCCACTTCTATCCTTTGTCAATGGTGCTTGGCTCGATCAAAGGTTCACTTTGAAGTCATCTTTTGAAGAGATTGTCAAAGGTTCTTACAATGCTGAGCTCAAAAGCATGGACTTTGTAACCAAG GCTGAAGAAGTAGTGAAACAAGTGAATTCTTGGGCTGAAGCAGCAACCAAGAGGCTAATCAAAGATCTTCTACCAACTGGATCCCTCAAAAGTGATACAGCACTTGTGCTTGCAAATGCACTCTATTTTAAAGGCGCATGGGATCAAAAATTCGATCCCTCGTCGACTCAACTTCGAGACTTTCACCTTCTAAATGGGCAAACTCTTCAAGTTCCATTCATGACCACTAATAGATATATGCGCCATCTCTATGGATTATTTGATGGTTATAAAGTGCTTCAAATTCCTTACCAAAGGGGTCAAgatt atgcccgtaaattttccatataCTTTTTCCTTCCAGATGAAAAAGATGGCCTGCACAATCTAATCCAAAAGATTAAATTCAATCCCGGTTTCTTAAATCAACAATTTAAGTAGTGGTTAGAGGATCTCCCTGATTTTTGGattccaaaattcaaattctcaTTTGAGTTGGAAGCTTCGAAAAGCATGAAGGAAATGGGGCTCAAACTACCATTTGAGGTAGGGGAGCTGACAGAAATGGTAGACAGTCCCAACAGTGATAGACTTTATGTTTCAGATATATTCCATAAGTCCCATATTGAAGTGAATGAGGAAGGGACCGAAGCCGCAGCCAGCACTGCTGCTGCTTTTCGTTTCCTTTGTGCCACATTTCCAACCCCAAGCTTTGTAGCTGATCATCCTTTCATGTTTATGATAAGAGAAGAAATTCATGGAATGGTGTTTTTTGTTGGAGCCGTGCTCAACCTTCTACTGGATGCTTAA